The following are encoded together in the Flavobacterium sp. TR2 genome:
- a CDS encoding helix-turn-helix domain-containing protein encodes MQNVSEAAAYTLQFINQTQKSIFLTGKAGTGKTTLLREIIATTHKNTVVVAPTGIAALNAGGVTIHSMFQLPFSAFIPSYDVSAQFTETVKFENKESLRRHFKMNNVKRNVIKNMELLVIDEVSMMRADLLDAVDFMMQTVRRNTQPFGGVQVLFIGDLLQLPPVIRDEEWRTLKNYYRGKFFFHSHVLQQYPPIYIELSKIYRQTDDAFISVLNNLRNNQITPEDISILNQYVKPDFDFKENKGYITLTTHNAKADSINSQSINDLNGKEYIYTPFVVGDFPEKIFPVEEELKLKVGAQIMFVKNDLSFEKRYFNGKMGVIKSLSDEEIFVHFPEENMTLEVEKYEWKNIRYKVNEQTKEIEEEVLGTFAHYPIKLAWAITVHKSQGLTFDKAALDVSQVFLPGQAYVALSRLRSLNGLILLSPMKMNGISNDQDVMDYALNRATEQDLQNSLHFETKNFIHNYLANSFNWSELAQEWRNHRFSYNENAAGSEKTKHAVWAHKRLDTIEQLAEPSQKFIIQLNKIFSRETVDLLFVKERVEAAYDYFFKPMDKLVDDLIYKMAEIQKFKKVKEFYEELNFLEDLQTKAVLRLMKAKLLIEVVVAGEAISKEKLSSPIIKNYKSNKAERIREELKTTNTDIFRTEEPVVRYKSAKTEKNELKTAKKTTVEETYDLWVEKNSVEDIARMRKLNVQTIEGHLIRLIQSKKIEITDVLPYDKILALREAFQFYQEESLSGLKEKHGDEFTWDELKMFKASIN; translated from the coding sequence ATGCAGAACGTTTCAGAAGCGGCAGCTTACACATTGCAATTCATCAATCAGACTCAGAAATCTATTTTTCTAACAGGAAAAGCAGGTACTGGAAAAACTACGCTTTTGCGAGAGATCATAGCGACAACGCATAAAAATACTGTGGTCGTGGCGCCAACGGGAATTGCGGCTTTGAACGCTGGGGGTGTAACTATTCATTCCATGTTTCAGCTTCCGTTTTCAGCATTTATTCCGTCATATGATGTGAGCGCGCAGTTTACCGAAACAGTAAAGTTTGAAAACAAAGAATCGCTTCGACGCCATTTCAAAATGAATAACGTCAAGCGAAATGTAATTAAAAACATGGAGCTTCTTGTGATTGATGAAGTCAGCATGATGCGTGCCGATTTGTTGGATGCGGTTGATTTCATGATGCAGACCGTCCGCAGAAACACGCAGCCATTTGGAGGAGTTCAGGTTTTGTTTATTGGAGACTTGCTTCAATTGCCACCGGTGATTCGTGATGAAGAATGGCGAACACTAAAAAATTATTACCGCGGAAAATTCTTTTTCCATTCTCATGTGCTGCAGCAGTATCCGCCGATTTATATCGAATTGTCGAAAATCTATCGTCAAACTGATGATGCTTTTATCTCGGTTTTGAACAATCTTAGAAATAATCAGATCACTCCAGAAGACATATCCATTCTAAATCAGTATGTTAAGCCAGATTTTGACTTTAAAGAGAATAAAGGCTATATCACACTGACAACCCATAATGCTAAAGCAGATTCTATTAACTCTCAGTCAATCAATGATTTAAATGGTAAAGAATACATTTACACGCCATTTGTAGTTGGAGATTTCCCAGAAAAGATATTTCCAGTAGAGGAAGAACTGAAATTGAAAGTTGGCGCCCAGATAATGTTTGTTAAAAATGATCTTTCTTTTGAGAAAAGATATTTCAACGGAAAAATGGGTGTAATCAAATCACTTTCAGATGAAGAAATCTTTGTTCACTTCCCAGAAGAAAACATGACGCTGGAAGTCGAAAAGTACGAGTGGAAAAATATCCGCTACAAAGTCAATGAACAGACCAAAGAGATCGAGGAAGAGGTTTTGGGAACTTTTGCACATTATCCGATTAAACTTGCATGGGCCATTACGGTGCATAAAAGCCAAGGTTTGACTTTTGACAAAGCAGCGCTCGATGTGTCGCAAGTTTTTCTGCCTGGGCAGGCCTATGTAGCACTTTCGCGTTTGCGTTCCTTAAATGGGCTTATTTTGCTCTCTCCGATGAAGATGAATGGTATTTCAAACGACCAAGATGTGATGGATTATGCTTTGAATCGAGCAACAGAACAAGATTTACAGAATTCGCTGCATTTCGAAACCAAAAATTTTATCCATAACTATTTGGCAAACAGTTTTAATTGGAGCGAATTGGCACAAGAATGGCGAAATCACCGTTTCAGCTATAACGAAAATGCGGCAGGTTCTGAAAAAACGAAACACGCAGTTTGGGCGCACAAGCGTTTGGATACTATCGAACAATTGGCCGAGCCTTCACAGAAATTCATCATTCAGCTTAATAAAATCTTCAGCAGAGAAACTGTTGATTTGCTTTTTGTGAAAGAAAGGGTAGAAGCAGCCTACGATTATTTTTTCAAGCCCATGGACAAATTGGTCGATGATCTGATTTATAAAATGGCTGAAATTCAAAAATTTAAAAAAGTAAAAGAATTTTACGAAGAGCTTAACTTTTTGGAAGATCTGCAAACAAAAGCTGTTTTGAGATTGATGAAAGCCAAATTGCTTATTGAAGTTGTGGTTGCCGGTGAAGCAATCAGCAAAGAAAAGCTGTCATCGCCAATTATCAAAAATTATAAAAGCAACAAAGCGGAAAGAATTAGAGAGGAGCTCAAAACAACAAATACAGACATTTTTAGGACAGAAGAACCTGTTGTTCGATACAAATCAGCTAAGACGGAGAAAAATGAGCTTAAAACGGCTAAAAAAACGACAGTCGAAGAAACGTATGATTTGTGGGTAGAGAAAAATTCTGTTGAAGATATTGCAAGAATGCGTAAATTGAATGTGCAAACAATCGAAGGACATTTGATAAGGCTCATTCAATCGAAGAAAATTGAAATCACGGATGTTTTGCCTTATGATAAAATTTTGGCTTTGCGAGAAGCTTTTCAGTTTTATCAGGAAGAATCTTTGAGCGGCTTGAAAGAAAAACATGGAGACGAATTTACTTGGGATGAACTGAAAATGTTCAAAGCGAGCATAAATTGA
- a CDS encoding OmpH family outer membrane protein, with protein MKKALVIIALSVFAVSCNKTAEVKEVKTAYVDTSVLMKEYTEAKDLEAKYKAQAEEKGRQLQAEISRFKQDAANFQSQAQANGQAWAQQRGAELQKREQQLGYAQQALAQQLQQESGVEMDSLVSGVKKFIKDYGKKNGYSYIYGTGDAATILYAEEKYDITKEIIKALNDKYKAEPKADAKPAAETKEGEAKK; from the coding sequence ATGAAAAAAGCATTAGTTATTATCGCACTTTCAGTTTTCGCAGTTTCTTGTAACAAAACAGCAGAGGTAAAGGAAGTAAAAACAGCTTACGTGGATACTTCGGTTTTGATGAAAGAATACACTGAGGCAAAAGATTTAGAGGCAAAGTACAAAGCTCAAGCGGAAGAAAAAGGTAGACAATTACAAGCTGAGATTTCACGTTTTAAACAAGACGCTGCTAATTTTCAAAGTCAGGCACAAGCAAACGGTCAAGCTTGGGCGCAGCAAAGAGGTGCTGAGTTGCAAAAAAGAGAGCAGCAATTAGGTTATGCACAACAAGCATTAGCACAGCAATTGCAACAAGAAAGCGGTGTAGAAATGGATTCTCTTGTTAGTGGAGTTAAAAAATTCATTAAAGATTACGGAAAGAAAAACGGTTACTCTTACATCTACGGAACTGGAGATGCTGCAACAATTTTGTATGCTGAAGAGAAATACGATATCACAAAAGAAATTATCAAAGCTTTAAATGATAAATATAAAGCAGAGCCAAAAGCAGATGCAAAACCAGCAGCTGAAACAAAAGAAGGCGAAGCAAAAAAATAA
- a CDS encoding class I SAM-dependent methyltransferase: MDVLNKKHFLTVKDHSVSKEIFDLYYDEELDMLITSPQPELQNLGKYYESEDYISHTDNKRSLFEKAYHFVKNIALKNKLNLINSQQPQKGKLLDIGAGTGDFLLTAKNDGWETIGVEPSDRAKNIAKEKGISFVEEISALESNSLDVITMWHVLEHVPNLEHQIRELKRLLKPTGTLIVAVPNYKSFDAGHYETFWAAYDVPIHFWHFSKKSIQLLFERVDMKLEKILPMKFDSFYVSLLSEKYKTGKMNYIKAFFVGLRSNWKAKSTKEYSSHIYVLKNK; the protein is encoded by the coding sequence ATGGACGTTTTAAATAAAAAACATTTTCTTACGGTAAAAGACCATTCTGTTTCAAAAGAAATTTTTGATTTGTATTACGATGAAGAATTAGATATGCTAATTACTTCACCACAGCCTGAACTTCAAAATTTGGGTAAATACTACGAAAGTGAAGATTATATTTCGCATACAGATAACAAACGTTCGTTATTTGAAAAAGCATATCACTTCGTAAAAAATATTGCACTTAAGAATAAATTGAATTTAATTAACAGCCAGCAACCACAAAAAGGAAAACTCTTAGATATTGGTGCTGGAACTGGAGATTTTCTTTTAACAGCAAAAAATGACGGCTGGGAAACAATTGGGGTAGAACCAAGCGATAGAGCAAAAAATATTGCAAAAGAAAAAGGAATTTCATTTGTAGAAGAAATTAGTGCTCTTGAAAGTAATTCTTTGGATGTAATTACAATGTGGCACGTTTTAGAACACGTTCCAAATCTAGAACATCAGATTCGAGAATTGAAGCGTTTATTAAAACCAACTGGAACATTAATTGTTGCGGTTCCAAACTACAAATCGTTTGACGCAGGTCATTATGAAACTTTTTGGGCAGCTTATGATGTGCCAATTCATTTTTGGCATTTTTCGAAAAAATCAATTCAATTGCTTTTTGAAAGAGTGGACATGAAATTAGAAAAGATACTTCCAATGAAGTTTGATTCATTTTATGTGAGTCTTCTTTCTGAAAAATATAAAACGGGAAAAATGAATTATATCAAAGCTTTCTTTGTTGGTCTGCGATCAAATTGGAAAGCAAAAAGCACAAAAGAATATTCATCGCATATTTATGTTTTAAAGAACAAATAA